One window from the genome of Pirellulales bacterium encodes:
- a CDS encoding PEP-CTERM sorting domain-containing protein (PEP-CTERM proteins occur, often in large numbers, in the proteomes of bacteria that also encode an exosortase, a predicted intramembrane cysteine proteinase. The presence of a PEP-CTERM domain at a protein's C-terminus predicts cleavage within the sorting domain, followed by covalent anchoring to some some component of the (usually Gram-negative) cell surface. Many PEP-CTERM proteins exhibit an unusual sequence composition that includes large numbers of potential glycosylation sites. Expression of one such protein has been shown restore the ability of a bacterium to form floc, a type of biofilm.), whose product MAGTGNAITLDATSQTVGGVNVAAGTGGKGIDIQAGSPAGTLILTSTDSSGSTVALTATSGLLVIDAPIQLGNGSSGSFTATFNNTTNTSSSFLVNNTLTAASGQTWGVNITGGGSSNELVTFETVAKAYNGDTTIQSGGQLRVLNTDNLLPHGAGAGNVIINSGGTLNLNVASLQINGLSGGGAITKTTSNSKTLTVGDNNANGNYTGTISMSGGSGNAVTKIGSGTQVFGGTITTNNFNVNVGTAQLNSTLTATAVTVAANAILGGTGTATLTGAFNVNGTIAPGDSPGVLNVSSLTAPFSSTGGLSIEIAGNTPGNTSSNYDQLNFTNASGSVALNSSSVLGLSVINGFVPSPSDVYYIMSRADSGAFSTLFNGTSEGGTVNIGGGYTGQITYLANWTGTQGGSSLTGGNDVAIYNVQPVPEPASVVLLAISGLTLLGGYRRRAVRG is encoded by the coding sequence TTGGCCGGCACTGGCAACGCAATAACCCTAGATGCAACGAGTCAAACGGTCGGCGGTGTGAATGTCGCAGCTGGAACTGGTGGCAAGGGAATTGATATTCAGGCTGGGTCGCCGGCAGGTACTTTGATTTTAACCTCTACCGACTCGTCTGGAAGCACGGTGGCTTTGACCGCCACTAGCGGGCTGCTTGTCATTGACGCGCCCATTCAATTGGGCAACGGTTCTAGCGGATCGTTTACCGCCACATTCAACAATACGACCAACACTTCTAGTAGCTTCCTCGTCAATAACACTCTGACCGCCGCTTCCGGGCAAACATGGGGAGTTAATATTACCGGTGGTGGCTCGTCGAACGAACTTGTTACGTTTGAAACCGTTGCGAAGGCCTACAATGGTGATACGACTATCCAAAGCGGCGGCCAACTGCGCGTTTTGAATACAGATAATTTACTTCCGCATGGTGCAGGCGCAGGAAATGTCATCATAAATAGCGGCGGAACACTTAACTTGAACGTCGCGAGTCTTCAGATCAACGGATTGTCGGGCGGTGGCGCCATTACGAAGACCACAAGCAACTCGAAAACGTTAACCGTTGGAGACAACAATGCCAATGGAAACTATACAGGCACAATCAGCATGTCAGGTGGCTCGGGTAACGCCGTTACCAAAATCGGCAGTGGTACACAAGTGTTTGGTGGCACGATTACCACGAATAACTTTAACGTCAATGTCGGTACGGCGCAACTGAACAGCACTTTGACCGCGACCGCGGTCACGGTCGCTGCCAACGCGATACTCGGCGGCACTGGTACCGCAACGTTAACGGGCGCTTTCAACGTCAATGGTACGATCGCACCGGGCGACAGCCCGGGCGTTTTGAACGTGAGTTCATTAACAGCACCGTTTTCATCGACCGGCGGTTTGTCGATTGAAATTGCTGGAAACACACCAGGCAATACCTCGTCTAACTACGACCAACTGAACTTCACCAACGCTTCCGGCAGCGTTGCACTCAACAGTTCGTCGGTTCTTGGCCTTTCAGTAATCAACGGCTTCGTGCCCAGTCCTTCGGATGTATACTACATTATGAGCCGGGCTGACTCCGGCGCGTTCTCGACCTTGTTCAACGGCACAAGCGAAGGGGGCACGGTCAATATTGGCGGTGGTTACACCGGCCAAATCACGTATCTGGCCAACTGGACCGGTACGCAGGGTGGCAGCAGCCTGACGGGCGGCAACGACGTGGCGATTTACAACGTGCAACCCGTTCCGGAGCCCGCCTCGGTGGTGTTACTGGCGATCAGCGGATTGACCCTGTTGGGTGGCTACCGCCGCCGCGCAGTTCGGGGCTGA